One window from the genome of Candidatus Saganbacteria bacterium encodes:
- a CDS encoding tetratricopeptide repeat protein has product MKKIALFIVLLFLSAPLAKGIVAVSSQEGFLLTVTSSTTVIVEGKPCRLNVGQKLTGFSRIPVYKAVLENSREVLVPAGNVEEPLIEYIRLGYGAYMAGSYETAVDSYKRIIAIDPSFADGYLWLAESYLSLEDFENSYSSIMEAMKINERNESYKLFAQVLADKYLDTARNEFNSENYAAAVAAYQKVLDLKPDSYTSWIELGKSYEKLGLYDEAYSAWGGALNASPEAQEVYALLRNTRRFAGIVAKLKLNNEKTIPPLADDSLAVVKKGITDKGTKIETALKSLLTLTKSLGVPIIEKGWDVKEKDKNFFVSYIVEKAGRQGTGTLETFEWLVNSNTKQASAHNENARLLMNRW; this is encoded by the coding sequence ATGAAGAAAATAGCATTATTTATTGTCTTGCTATTTTTGAGCGCTCCTTTAGCAAAAGGAATTGTAGCCGTCTCGTCACAGGAAGGTTTCCTTCTAACAGTTACTTCTTCAACTACGGTTATAGTCGAGGGAAAACCTTGTCGCCTTAATGTAGGACAAAAGCTGACAGGATTTTCCAGAATCCCCGTGTATAAGGCGGTTTTAGAAAACAGCCGGGAAGTTTTGGTCCCTGCCGGTAACGTTGAAGAACCCCTCATTGAATATATTAGGTTGGGTTATGGAGCTTATATGGCTGGAAGCTATGAAACTGCTGTTGATTCTTATAAAAGAATAATTGCCATTGATCCGTCTTTTGCCGATGGTTATTTATGGTTAGCGGAAAGTTATCTAAGTTTAGAAGACTTTGAGAATTCTTACAGTTCGATTATGGAAGCTATGAAGATAAACGAGCGTAATGAGTCATATAAATTATTCGCTCAGGTACTGGCGGATAAATATCTTGATACTGCCAGAAACGAATTTAATTCTGAAAACTATGCAGCGGCAGTTGCTGCCTATCAAAAGGTTTTAGATCTGAAGCCAGATTCTTATACTTCTTGGATAGAGCTTGGCAAAAGCTATGAAAAGCTTGGTTTATATGATGAGGCCTATTCTGCGTGGGGCGGGGCGTTAAATGCCAGCCCGGAAGCACAAGAAGTTTATGCTCTTTTAAGAAATACCAGGAGATTTGCCGGGATTGTCGCCAAGCTAAAGTTAAATAATGAAAAGACAATTCCTCCGCTGGCGGATGATTCGCTCGCCGTTGTTAAGAAGGGAATAACTGACAAAGGGACTAAAATAGAAACAGCCTTAAAATCTCTACTCACTTTGACAAAATCACTTGGGGTGCCGATTATTGAAAAGGGCTGGGATGTAAAAGAGAAAGATAAAAACTTTTTTGTTAGTTACATTGTTGAAAAGGCTGGCAGGCAGGGGACTGGTACACTTGAGACATTTGAATGGCTGGTTAATAGTAATACAAAGCAAGCCTCGGCTCACAATGAGAATGCTAGACTTCTTATGAATCGATGGTAG
- a CDS encoding DUF4372 domain-containing protein: protein MTYEYWANFIRSSYGFHSAVRQCVKRYHGNYKVKSFFCWDQYLSMAFAQLTYWASLRDIETCLRTMKPKLHHVGLHGGIARNTLANANSVRNWRIYADFAQILIRKARRLYADEDFGVELKHVAYALDATVIDLCLSLFPWAKFHKTKAAVKLHTLLDLRGSIPTTVIITPGNIHEVNILDELRLEPMAIYIGVSVIRTRRPTKSCYYRRYSSGSRSTTRRSPKSNSKSPSIT, encoded by the coding sequence ATGACATATGAATACTGGGCTAACTTTATTCGCTCAAGTTATGGATTTCATTCCGCGGTACGACAATGCGTGAAACGCTATCATGGCAATTACAAGGTAAAAAGTTTTTTCTGTTGGGATCAATATTTAAGTATGGCTTTTGCTCAGTTGACCTATTGGGCAAGCCTTCGGGATATAGAAACTTGCCTGCGAACAATGAAGCCGAAATTACACCATGTCGGATTGCATGGCGGAATAGCAAGAAACACTTTGGCCAATGCCAACAGCGTTCGCAATTGGAGAATCTACGCGGACTTTGCCCAGATACTGATCCGGAAAGCGAGAAGGTTATACGCAGACGAAGACTTCGGTGTGGAACTCAAACACGTGGCCTACGCTCTGGACGCCACGGTGATCGATTTGTGTCTTTCCTTGTTTCCCTGGGCCAAATTTCACAAGACCAAAGCCGCAGTAAAACTGCATACTCTTTTAGATTTACGGGGCAGTATACCGACGACAGTTATCATTACCCCGGGCAATATTCACGAAGTAAATATACTCGACGAATTGCGTTTGGAACCGATGGCGATTTACATCGGCGTATCGGTTATACGGACACGGCGACCAACAAAAAGCTGCTATTACAGACGATATTCAAGCGGATCGAGGTCAACGACAAGAAGATCGCCAAAGTCGAACTCGAAAAGCCCTTCGATTACATAG
- a CDS encoding undecaprenyl/decaprenyl-phosphate alpha-N-acetylglucosaminyl 1-phosphate transferase → MILYLTTFFIAFFATILLTPMVIDFASKKGFVDRPNERKIHTSPVPRLGGIAIYIGFLLSIVAALVLLEHFEIQINIQPIFGLLISSTIIFLMGLFDDIYNLRSSAKFIWQVIAASLMVLFGVEINFISNPFNGIILFSAFISIPLTLLWITGVTNAINLIDGLDGLAAGVTAISAGTLFIVALRTHEIGAALILLSLAGVCLGFLKFNFFPARIFLGDSGSYLLGFIIASAAIIGVFKTTLVVALIIPLLILGVPIFDMMFAIGRRLSSGANPFKADNKHIHHMLLRAGFTQREAVLSIYVACFLLSIFAILMALQR, encoded by the coding sequence ATGATCTTATATCTTACGACCTTCTTTATAGCGTTTTTTGCAACCATTTTGTTGACCCCAATGGTCATCGATTTTGCCTCAAAAAAAGGTTTTGTCGACCGGCCCAATGAAAGGAAGATACATACAAGCCCGGTCCCTAGGCTCGGAGGGATCGCGATCTATATAGGTTTTTTGCTTTCGATAGTTGCGGCGCTTGTGCTATTGGAGCATTTCGAGATACAGATCAATATACAGCCGATCTTCGGCTTGCTTATTTCTTCAACTATCATATTTTTAATGGGGCTTTTCGATGATATTTACAATTTAAGGTCAAGCGCAAAATTTATTTGGCAGGTCATAGCCGCATCGCTCATGGTACTTTTTGGCGTTGAGATCAACTTTATATCGAATCCATTCAACGGCATTATCCTATTTTCCGCTTTTATTTCGATCCCGTTGACTTTGCTTTGGATCACCGGCGTCACAAACGCCATCAATTTGATCGATGGGCTTGACGGCTTGGCGGCCGGCGTTACGGCCATTTCAGCAGGAACTCTTTTCATTGTAGCCCTCCGCACACACGAGATCGGCGCCGCATTGATCCTCCTTTCCCTCGCAGGTGTTTGCCTTGGGTTCTTAAAATTCAATTTTTTCCCTGCAAGGATATTCCTTGGTGATTCGGGAAGCTATCTTTTAGGGTTTATTATTGCAAGCGCCGCGATAATCGGCGTATTTAAGACTACACTTGTCGTAGCATTGATCATCCCTTTGCTCATTTTGGGCGTACCGATCTTTGATATGATGTTCGCTATAGGAAGAAGATTGAGTTCCGGGGCGAACCCTTTTAAGGCCGATAACAAGCACATACACCACATGCTTTTGAGGGCGGGGTTCACCCAAAGAGAAGCGGTGCTTTCAATTTATGTCGCGTGTTTTCTGTTGAGCATTTTTGCGATCTTAATGGCTTTGCAAAGATAA
- the wecB gene encoding UDP-N-acetylglucosamine 2-epimerase (non-hydrolyzing), giving the protein MAQEKRIMFVFGTRPEAIKMAPLILEIRKHKDILSPIIVSTGQHREMLAQVLRIFNINPDYDLSIMQDAQTLSQIVSKTVVGLENIILREKPDMLLVQGDTSTAFAAGLCAFYNKVPVCHVEAGLRTGDKTRPYPEEANRRLISVVADLHFAPTATSVTHLLSEGIPRQTVYCTGNTVIDALLAVAKRKYDIGKLGLNLGPDKKTILVTAHRRESFGHPMRGIFQAIRRLAEKYENEINVVLPVHKNPAVNIAAREILNGVKNIKLIESLDYEPFVHLMKGSYFILTDSGGVQEEAPSLGKPVLVLREKTERPEAIEAGTVKLIGVSEGAVFEESEKLLCDKAVYKSMQKSVNPYGDGHASERTLSAILHYFGFIDERLGEFKSA; this is encoded by the coding sequence ATGGCGCAGGAAAAAAGGATCATGTTCGTTTTCGGGACAAGGCCGGAAGCGATTAAGATGGCCCCTCTCATCCTTGAGATTAGAAAACACAAGGATATTTTGTCGCCGATAATCGTTTCGACGGGACAGCATAGGGAGATGCTCGCACAGGTACTCCGGATATTCAATATCAATCCTGACTATGACCTAAGCATTATGCAGGATGCCCAAACTTTATCGCAAATAGTTTCAAAGACGGTCGTGGGCCTTGAAAATATAATTTTGCGCGAAAAACCAGATATGCTTTTGGTCCAGGGCGATACTAGTACCGCATTTGCGGCCGGGCTTTGCGCTTTTTACAACAAAGTCCCTGTTTGCCATGTCGAGGCGGGCCTTAGGACGGGCGACAAGACAAGACCTTATCCGGAAGAAGCGAACCGCAGGCTTATTTCGGTCGTTGCGGACCTCCACTTCGCTCCTACGGCAACATCCGTCACGCATTTGCTCTCCGAGGGGATACCAAGACAAACAGTCTATTGCACGGGAAATACCGTGATCGACGCTTTGCTTGCGGTAGCTAAAAGAAAATACGATATCGGCAAATTGGGGCTGAACCTTGGACCCGACAAGAAAACAATCTTGGTCACGGCGCATAGGAGAGAATCGTTCGGTCATCCGATGCGCGGGATATTCCAAGCGATACGAAGGCTTGCGGAAAAATATGAAAATGAGATAAATGTGGTCCTTCCTGTCCATAAAAATCCGGCGGTCAATATTGCCGCTAGAGAAATATTGAACGGCGTCAAAAATATCAAGCTTATCGAATCCTTGGATTATGAGCCGTTCGTGCATCTTATGAAAGGATCGTATTTTATACTGACCGATTCCGGCGGCGTCCAGGAAGAAGCTCCATCGCTTGGGAAGCCGGTCCTTGTATTGCGCGAAAAAACAGAACGCCCAGAGGCGATCGAAGCGGGAACCGTAAAACTGATAGGCGTTTCTGAAGGAGCTGTTTTCGAAGAATCCGAAAAGCTTTTATGCGACAAGGCGGTTTACAAAAGCATGCAAAAATCGGTCAACCCTTACGGGGATGGGCATGCATCGGAGCGCACTCTTTCGGCTATTCTGCATTATTTCGGTTTTATCGATGAAAGATTAGGGGAGTTCAAATCAGCATGA
- the murA gene encoding UDP-N-acetylglucosamine 1-carboxyvinyltransferase — MRRILVRGGNKLNGEVAVSGSKNSALPILAAAILTNGESKINRVPNLLDIQTMIRVLRSLGIRAEYSHPNIVRTWVNHNIKHVAPYELVTKMRASFFIIGSLLAKTGFAKIPLPGGCAIGSRPVDIHLKGLKALGAKIAMEHGFVIVSANKLKGDKIYLDFPSVGATETIMMAASLANGETIIENAAREPEIVDLADFLNKAGAQIMGAGTEEIKIIGVRSLNAVGHDVIPDRIEAGTLIIAAAATKGNILLKGINAAHLDSAIIKLKQAGIDIKEEGNSVRVTVPDGIHPTDIKTLPYPGFPTDLQAQMSALLCRSTGTSVVTETVFENRFMHAQELNRMGANIRLEGQSAIITGVPKLSGAPVKSRDLRAGAALIIAGLSADGETLIDDLERFIIRGYEGLDIKLRKLGADIRELKNISEYDEDIS, encoded by the coding sequence ATGAGAAGGATACTTGTACGCGGCGGGAATAAATTAAACGGAGAAGTCGCGGTATCAGGTTCTAAAAATTCCGCCTTGCCCATCCTTGCCGCAGCGATCTTGACGAACGGCGAAAGCAAAATCAACCGCGTCCCGAACCTATTAGATATCCAGACAATGATCAGGGTATTAAGATCTCTTGGAATAAGGGCCGAATATTCCCACCCGAATATTGTCCGCACATGGGTCAACCATAACATTAAACATGTAGCGCCCTATGAGCTTGTTACCAAAATGAGGGCTTCATTTTTTATTATCGGTTCGCTTCTAGCAAAAACAGGTTTTGCAAAAATACCCCTGCCCGGCGGCTGCGCCATAGGCTCTCGCCCCGTTGACATCCATTTGAAAGGATTAAAAGCTCTTGGGGCCAAGATCGCCATGGAGCATGGTTTTGTAATAGTTTCCGCAAATAAGCTGAAAGGAGACAAGATATATCTTGATTTTCCCTCCGTCGGCGCTACAGAAACAATTATGATGGCGGCGTCCCTTGCTAACGGTGAAACTATTATTGAAAATGCCGCGCGCGAACCCGAGATCGTCGATCTGGCGGATTTTCTGAACAAAGCCGGAGCGCAAATAATGGGCGCCGGAACGGAGGAAATAAAGATCATCGGGGTAAGGTCCCTTAATGCAGTTGGGCATGACGTTATCCCCGATAGGATAGAAGCCGGGACATTGATAATTGCCGCAGCAGCGACAAAAGGGAATATTTTATTAAAAGGCATAAACGCCGCGCATCTTGATTCGGCGATCATCAAGCTTAAACAAGCAGGGATCGATATAAAAGAAGAAGGTAATTCCGTTCGGGTAACTGTTCCTGACGGGATACATCCTACGGATATAAAAACTCTCCCATATCCCGGATTTCCAACGGATCTTCAAGCGCAAATGTCTGCATTGCTTTGCAGATCCACCGGCACTTCGGTCGTAACGGAAACAGTTTTTGAGAACAGGTTCATGCATGCGCAGGAATTGAACAGGATGGGCGCCAATATAAGGCTTGAAGGCCAGAGCGCTATAATTACGGGCGTACCAAAACTTTCAGGAGCTCCGGTCAAGAGCAGGGACCTGCGGGCGGGAGCGGCTTTGATAATAGCAGGACTTTCGGCGGATGGCGAAACTTTGATCGACGACCTTGAAAGATTTATCATAAGAGGTTATGAGGGGCTTGACATCAAGTTGAGGAAGCTTGGAGCGGACATAAGGGAATTAAAGAACATTTCGGAGTACGATGAAGATATATCTTAA
- the ybeY gene encoding rRNA maturation RNase YbeY → MKIYLNYREGKDQEGQEGLVRIGRVIKRKVKQLFSKPRNREPCLPAGRVYSQVPQGELSITFCDDKYMKKINNRYRHKNESTDVLSFEFGDDKKIVGDIYISIPDALRQAKEYNVPIENELIRLAMHGALHVLGYTHKEMGIYGN, encoded by the coding sequence ATGAAGATATATCTTAATTACAGGGAAGGGAAGGATCAAGAGGGACAAGAGGGATTAGTAAGGATTGGCAGGGTTATTAAGAGAAAAGTTAAACAATTATTCTCTAAACCACGGAACCGCGAGCCGTGCCTGCCGGCAGGCAGGGTTTACTCGCAGGTTCCGCAAGGAGAATTAAGCATCACTTTTTGCGATGATAAATATATGAAAAAAATAAATAATAGGTACAGGCATAAAAATGAATCGACCGATGTATTATCTTTCGAGTTCGGAGATGATAAAAAAATCGTTGGTGATATTTATATATCGATCCCGGATGCTTTAAGACAGGCGAAAGAGTATAATGTCCCAATAGAAAATGAATTGATAAGGCTTGCTATGCATGGCGCTTTGCACGTTTTAGGTTATACTCATAAGGAAATGGGAATATATGGTAATTGA
- a CDS encoding HlyC/CorC family transporter produces the protein MVIEILMFFVCVLASAFFSATETAFISLPRIKFSQFVERNLPAAKLAQKLKNEPSKLISIILVGNNIVNTGATVLGADIVIRLFEDAGAKNVGLVLGAATAILTLILLMFCDVVPKTVAIRRAETLVLVFSWPIYIISIILTPLEIILKWIAFPFVRILGGKMPEYGAFITEEDLRFMISASEKEGVIEREEREMISSIFEFGETSVKEVMTPRPDIAAVEDSVPIEDVFKKIKETGHSRIPVYENNIDNIVGVIYSKDLLEISRDQSLRDFMRSVIFIPEGKMIHELLHQMQANRTHIAVVVDEYGVTSGIVTMEDLIEEIVGEIHDEFERAEKNLEKISENTYLIDGKMLIEDVNSELSIDIPVSEKYDRIAGFVFETLDKMPSVGDVIKYDDVEISVEKVLRRRITRLKIIKLEKNLDENAVGG, from the coding sequence ATGGTAATTGAAATATTAATGTTTTTTGTTTGTGTCCTGGCGTCGGCTTTCTTTTCGGCGACTGAAACTGCTTTCATTTCGCTCCCCCGGATCAAGTTCTCGCAGTTTGTCGAAAGAAATCTACCGGCAGCAAAGCTCGCCCAAAAGTTAAAAAACGAACCAAGCAAGCTGATATCCATAATCCTTGTTGGAAATAATATTGTAAATACCGGGGCAACGGTCCTTGGAGCAGATATTGTGATCAGGCTCTTTGAGGACGCGGGCGCAAAAAATGTTGGGCTGGTGTTGGGGGCTGCAACGGCGATACTAACTTTGATCCTTTTGATGTTCTGCGATGTTGTCCCTAAAACAGTTGCGATCCGCAGGGCGGAAACCCTTGTGCTCGTATTTTCATGGCCGATATATATTATTTCTATCATATTAACCCCTCTCGAAATAATCCTTAAATGGATAGCCTTTCCTTTTGTGCGTATTTTGGGCGGCAAAATGCCCGAGTATGGGGCATTTATAACCGAAGAGGACCTTAGGTTTATGATATCCGCTTCCGAAAAAGAAGGAGTCATCGAGCGGGAAGAGCGCGAAATGATCTCGTCGATCTTTGAATTCGGAGAGACAAGCGTCAAAGAGGTGATGACCCCAAGACCCGATATCGCGGCTGTCGAAGATTCGGTCCCGATAGAGGATGTTTTCAAAAAAATAAAAGAAACGGGCCACTCCAGGATCCCGGTCTACGAAAATAATATTGATAACATCGTTGGTGTTATATATTCAAAAGACCTGCTCGAGATATCGAGAGACCAATCCTTGCGCGATTTTATGAGGTCCGTTATTTTTATTCCCGAAGGCAAGATGATACATGAACTGCTCCATCAGATGCAGGCCAATAGGACGCATATCGCTGTTGTTGTCGACGAGTACGGGGTTACATCGGGGATCGTTACAATGGAAGACTTGATCGAGGAGATCGTCGGCGAGATACACGACGAGTTCGAAAGGGCCGAAAAGAACCTTGAAAAGATCTCCGAAAACACTTATCTTATCGACGGTAAAATGCTGATCGAGGACGTCAACTCGGAACTTTCGATCGATATTCCTGTTTCGGAAAAGTACGACAGGATCGCCGGTTTTGTTTTTGAAACATTGGATAAGATGCCATCGGTCGGAGATGTGATAAAATATGACGACGTCGAGATAAGCGTTGAAAAAGTTTTGCGCCGCAGGATAACGCGGCTCAAAATTATCAAGCTTGAAAAAAATCTGGACGAAAATGCGGTGGGAGGATGA
- a CDS encoding CTP synthase, producing MQETKHPKYIFITGGVVSSLGKGITAASLGRLLKSRGITVTIQKLDPYINVDPGTMNPYQHGEVFVTEDGAETDLDLGHYERFIDENLGKANNITTGMVYWSVLSKERRGDYLGGTVQVVPHITNEIKERIKRVTRDEHFDVVICEIGGTVGDIEGLPFLEAIRQFRKDVGRDNCINIHVTLVPFLDTTEEFKTKPTQHSVKELRAIGIHPDIIICRSKEPLTQELKDKISLFCDVARDAVIGLPDIGSLYDVPLALEKERLDEIVVKYLDLMSERADLEEWEKMANDYKSPEHTVNIAIVGKYTQLRDSYISIVESLKHGGISNKAAIEIKWINAEEIEHEVNMEPLFRDVHGILVPGGFGIRGIEGKIKAIQYARENNIPYLGLCLGMQASVIEFARNVCKMENANSSEFDLENKYPIIDLMEGQVGVSEKGGTMRLGAYPCKIIKDTLLYKIYGEELISERHRHRYEFNNKYKNEFEKKGMVFSGIYEKCDLVEVIEIPSHPFFLATQYHPEFKSRPNLPHPVFREYVKAATKRLAEQAKLFA from the coding sequence TTGCAGGAAACTAAGCATCCAAAATATATTTTCATAACCGGAGGCGTTGTTTCGTCTCTTGGGAAGGGGATAACCGCGGCATCGCTAGGCCGCCTCTTGAAATCCAGAGGGATAACCGTCACTATCCAAAAACTTGATCCTTATATTAATGTCGATCCGGGAACTATGAACCCATATCAGCATGGAGAGGTATTTGTGACCGAAGACGGGGCCGAAACAGACCTTGACCTCGGCCACTACGAAAGATTTATCGACGAAAATTTGGGAAAAGCGAACAATATCACGACCGGAATGGTTTATTGGTCGGTCCTTTCAAAAGAGCGCCGAGGCGATTATTTGGGTGGGACAGTGCAGGTTGTCCCGCATATTACAAATGAGATCAAAGAACGCATAAAACGCGTAACGCGCGACGAACATTTTGACGTGGTAATTTGCGAAATAGGCGGGACAGTCGGTGACATCGAAGGGCTTCCGTTCCTAGAAGCGATAAGGCAGTTTCGGAAAGATGTCGGCCGCGATAACTGCATCAACATCCATGTGACGCTTGTCCCATTCCTAGACACTACCGAAGAGTTCAAGACAAAGCCCACACAGCATTCTGTCAAAGAATTGAGGGCAATAGGCATCCATCCTGATATTATTATCTGCAGGTCGAAAGAGCCTTTGACGCAGGAATTAAAAGATAAAATATCCCTATTCTGCGACGTTGCCCGCGACGCTGTGATCGGCCTTCCGGATATCGGGTCGCTCTACGATGTCCCTCTCGCGCTCGAAAAAGAAAGGCTCGATGAGATAGTGGTTAAATATCTCGATCTGATGTCGGAACGCGCAGATCTTGAAGAATGGGAAAAAATGGCCAATGATTACAAGTCGCCCGAGCATACCGTAAACATCGCGATCGTCGGAAAATATACCCAATTAAGGGATTCGTATATCAGTATTGTTGAATCATTGAAACATGGGGGGATAAGCAACAAAGCGGCTATTGAGATCAAATGGATAAATGCCGAAGAGATAGAACATGAAGTGAATATGGAGCCGCTTTTCCGCGATGTTCACGGCATATTGGTCCCCGGCGGGTTCGGGATACGCGGGATAGAAGGAAAAATAAAAGCCATCCAATATGCCAGGGAAAATAACATCCCCTATTTAGGCCTTTGCCTCGGGATGCAGGCCTCGGTCATCGAATTCGCGCGTAACGTATGCAAAATGGAGAATGCGAATTCTTCCGAATTCGACCTCGAGAACAAATATCCTATAATTGACTTGATGGAAGGCCAGGTCGGCGTTTCCGAGAAGGGGGGGACGATGAGGCTTGGAGCTTATCCATGCAAAATAATAAAAGATACATTGCTCTATAAGATATATGGCGAGGAATTGATTTCCGAACGCCACAGGCACCGTTATGAGTTCAATAACAAGTACAAGAACGAATTTGAAAAGAAGGGAATGGTATTTTCCGGAATTTATGAAAAATGCGATTTGGTCGAGGTAATAGAGATACCCTCGCATCCATTCTTTTTAGCGACCCAATACCATCCGGAATTCAAGTCCCGCCCCAATCTGCCGCATCCGGTCTTCCGTGAATATGTGAAAGCCGCGACAAAAAGGCTCGCCGAGCAGGCTAAGCTTTTCGCATAA
- a CDS encoding nucleotidyl transferase AbiEii/AbiGii toxin family protein, translating into MEIDTQIRDAQLKLLRSFAKTSKTFALAGGTALELFYLKHRFSRDLDFFSPKYGLKEIDEIIAEFSKTVGSRVKLENDFAAAGRARVRFYTVKIKGTAVPLKIDFVEDVLFSKPQIELFKKVPVYAVKEIYFQKVVALTGTRLLADEIGREAVAGRMEARDVFDIYYLSKNILPLHKFLRKLYKNYQRGMIQWFRSYSRQETKLGVLDLAIYDKHFDAAKMIDYLDKEIRSFMAEVV; encoded by the coding sequence ATGGAGATCGATACGCAGATTCGCGATGCGCAGCTGAAGTTGCTGCGTTCCTTTGCCAAAACGTCAAAAACCTTCGCGCTGGCTGGCGGGACAGCTTTAGAATTGTTTTATCTCAAGCATAGATTCTCTCGCGACCTGGATTTTTTCTCACCAAAATACGGACTAAAAGAGATCGACGAAATAATTGCCGAATTCAGCAAAACTGTCGGCTCGCGGGTAAAGCTTGAAAATGATTTTGCCGCAGCCGGCCGGGCAAGAGTCCGTTTTTATACTGTTAAAATAAAGGGAACGGCGGTCCCGTTAAAAATAGATTTTGTAGAAGACGTATTGTTTTCCAAACCGCAGATCGAACTCTTTAAAAAAGTCCCAGTTTATGCCGTAAAAGAGATATATTTCCAAAAAGTTGTCGCTTTAACGGGAACGAGGCTTTTGGCCGATGAAATAGGGAGGGAAGCTGTTGCCGGCAGGATGGAAGCAAGGGATGTTTTTGATATTTATTACCTTTCAAAAAATATCCTCCCCTTGCATAAATTCTTAAGAAAGCTGTATAAAAATTACCAGAGAGGAATGATCCAATGGTTCCGCAGTTATTCGAGGCAGGAAACTAAGCTGGGTGTTTTGGATCTTGCGATTTATGACAAGCATTTTGATGCCGCGAAGATGATCGATTATTTAGATAAAGA